TATCGCAGCGGGTCGCCCTCGGACTCCCGGGGAGCCTCCGACCACTTCTCGGATTTCGTCGCCCCGTTCCTCTCCGATGACGCATCCCGCGTCGTGGAGGCGGTGATCACCGCCGCCGAAGGTCTCGGTACGTCGCCCCTGGTCGTGGCCCTCGCCTGGGTCCGCGACCGACCGGGTGTCGTCGCCCCGATCCTCGGCGCCCGCACGGTGGGACAGCTCGTCGGTTCCCTCGCCGCCGAGACGGTCACGCTGCCGGAGGAGATCCGCCGTGCGCTCGATGACATCTCGGCCCCGCCGACCGGATACCCCGAGAGTCGCTGATCGGGCCACCGGGCCGGATACCGTAGATCCCGGGGGTTGCCATGAGCACCGTCGCGATCGCAGACCACGCACTGCTCTCCAACTGTCACTCGGCCGCGCTCGTCACCACCGGCGGCTCGGTCGACTGGCTGTGCTTCCCCCGCTTCGACAGCCCATCCGTCTTCGCCCGCATCCTCGACGACGAGGCCGGTCACTGGTCGATCCGGCCGTCGGGTGCCTACGAGTCGAGGCGTGCCTACGCCGCAAGCAGCCTCGTGCTCGAGACCACCTTCACGACCGCAGGCGGAACCGCAGTGCTCACCGACGCACTCGCGGTGGGCCAGGACAACCACGGCCACCAACTCGGTGCCGGTGCGCCCAACCTGCTGCTGCGGTCGGTGTCCTGCACCCACGGCACCGTCGACATCGACGTGGAATACGCCCCACGCCCCGAGTACGGCATCGTCGTCCCGTTGCTCAGCTCCGTCGCCGGCGGCGTCACCGCACGGGGCGGCGCGGAATGGTTGGTGCTCTCCTCCCCCGTCGACCTGACCCTCGACCGATCGGTCGCGCGCTGCCGGGCAACCCTCCGGGCCGGCGACACGATCGCCTTCGCGCTGCACCGTTCGACGCTCGAGGAGGCACCAGCCCACGTTTGGACGCCGGCCGAGATCGCCAAACGCATCGCCGGCACCGTCGCCGCCTGGCAGTCGTGGTCGGACCTGCATCAGAGTTACGACGGCCCGTGGCGCGACCTGGTGCACCAGAGCGGACGCGTACTGCAGGGACTCACCTTCCAGCCCAGCGGCGCGATCGTCGCCGCGGCCACCACCTCACTGCCGGAAGGCGTAGGCGGCGAACGCAACTGGGACTACCGCTTCTCCTGGGTCCGCGACGCCAGCTTCACCATGGAGGCGCTGTGGGTCGCCGCGTGTCCAGACGAGGCCGGCAACTTCTTCGCGTTCATGACCACCGCTGCCGCCAGCTCGGTCGCCGTCGCGAAGCCGCTGCAGATCATGTTCGGCGTCGGCGGCGAACACGACCTGTCCGAACGCGAGCTGAGCCATCTCGCCGGGTGGCGCGACAGCCGACCGGTCCGGGTCGGCAACGGGGCGTGGAGCCAGCAACAGGTCGACGTCTACGGCGAGCTGCTCGGCGCCGCACACCGGCTGGCATACCAGCTCACCGAGATCGACCCGGACATGCGCAACTTCCTGGTCGCCCTCGCCGACACCGCCGCAGTGCGCTGGCGGGAGCCCGACCAGGGCATCTGGGAGGTGCGCGGGAAGCCGCAGCACTTCCTCTACTCCAAGCTGATGTGCTGGGTCGCTCTCGACCGCGCCGTCAGTCTCGCCGGGCGGCTGGACGCCACCGACAAAGTGCCGGGCTGGAGATC
The nucleotide sequence above comes from Mycobacteriales bacterium. Encoded proteins:
- a CDS encoding glycoside hydrolase family 15 protein — encoded protein: MSTVAIADHALLSNCHSAALVTTGGSVDWLCFPRFDSPSVFARILDDEAGHWSIRPSGAYESRRAYAASSLVLETTFTTAGGTAVLTDALAVGQDNHGHQLGAGAPNLLLRSVSCTHGTVDIDVEYAPRPEYGIVVPLLSSVAGGVTARGGAEWLVLSSPVDLTLDRSVARCRATLRAGDTIAFALHRSTLEEAPAHVWTPAEIAKRIAGTVAAWQSWSDLHQSYDGPWRDLVHQSGRVLQGLTFQPSGAIVAAATTSLPEGVGGERNWDYRFSWVRDASFTMEALWVAACPDEAGNFFAFMTTAAASSVAVAKPLQIMFGVGGEHDLSERELSHLAGWRDSRPVRVGNGAWSQQQVDVYGELLGAAHRLAYQLTEIDPDMRNFLVALADTAAVRWREPDQGIWEVRGKPQHFLYSKLMCWVALDRAVSLAGRLDATDKVPGWRSVQDEIHEAVLRDGWNEEVGAFTQYFGSAGLDASNLMMPIVGFLPADDPRMLATIDAIEQRLTDDRGLVYRYLTEGGVDGLAGEEGTFLLCTFLLAQALAMAGRPDRARAVFARAAAFANDVGLLAEEIDPATGELLGNFPQAFSHIGLVNAAWAIAEAERRTTSA